The Alcaligenes aquatilis genome contains the following window.
TTGAGGCAGAGGGTTTGCAGGTCCGTGCCTGGAACTTGCCGTTGGAGCGCGCTTATTTCTCGGTCGATAAGAATAAAGACCTGCTTTATCTCTCCCAAGCGCGATTGGCCCAGGAAATTCAATTCGGTGGATTTCCCTATTTGGCCGGTACGCGTGTGTCTACACCCAACTATCGTTTTTACCCGCAGTGGCCCCTTTTATTGAAAATGGTATTGCCGGCGGGTGAGGGTTCGGATCACAGTAAAGAACAATTCCACGAACTGCTCAGCGGCCAAATTTTGGACGATTTTCACTAGTTAACGGCCTGATTTTGGCTTTTTTTACCTGTAATCTGCATTTTTTTTGTAGTGAGTGTAATTAAATAAGGCGAATTTGTTTTGATTAGCTCAATTTGAGTTAATGTAAGCATTTGAAGCGTTTGTATAAAATAAAAACGTAACGTTTTCAAACGTTGACAGCTAGACAGCTAAAAAGTTGGTGGCTACTGGTTTCCTTTCCTGAGGTTTTGGGCTCGAGCGGCAGGGACTTGCCGCCACGCTGAAACCACCCTATTGCTGGCGTAACTGAACAAGGTTAGATGCCGCTATGACGACATATCAAGGGGAGCTGCTGGAGCATACGCAGGCTCACGCACAAGCTGCTTATTGGTTTACTCGCTTGAACTCCGGCGAGGCGACTGCAGCCGAATTACGAGAGTTTGAAGATTGGCGTCGTGACAATCCAGAAAATGAACGTTCATATCGATACATTTGCTATTTTTGTGACGCCAGTCTGGATGCGCCCGAGCATGAAATCCGCCGTTTATTGGCCAGTTCGGGTGAGAAGGCGGCGTTGCTCAAGCCTTATCACCGAGGTCTGCTGGCCGGTTTGTTTGTTTTAGCCTTGGCGCTGACGGTGTTTTTCTTTTGGCCGGAGCGGGTACTACGACAAGAGCATCTGATTTCGGGGGCACAAACGCTGGAGCAGCGGTTTGTGGATGGCGCGGTGGTGCAATTGGGCCCCGACTCCGCTCTCGAAATCCGCGAGTACGAGGACAGGCTGAATCTGCAACTATTACGCGGTCAGGTCACTTTGCTGCTGGCTGACCCCACACCAAAGAGCGTGACGGTCTTTTCCAGCTTTGCGCAGGCGCGCAGCAACAAGGGGCAGTTTTCGGCCTTTTTGAACAGCGATCAAATGACGTTTGCGGTGGATACAGGTTCGATCGAAGTCTCCAGTGGAACATGGTGGCGCCGACAGATTCGGGTCTTGATTCCGGGTCAGTATCTTGATGTTGACCGGTGGTCTGGCATGAAACGGGTTCAACCCGCTCCTGTATCTCCCAATGAGGCCGACTAAAAGTCGGCCTCTTACATTCCAGCGCGTTTAGAACGTCCAGTTCAGGAACAATTTACCGTTTATATCGGCCCGGCTATCCCCAAGTAAACGGGTATTGGCCGACAGCCCTAAACGCAGGCGCTCGGATTGTTGCAAGCTGATGCTGGTTCCCAGCGATAAAGCATGACGATCCACTCGCGCATAACGCCCTTCAAAACCCACAGACTGGGCACTGGCAAAAGCCGCTTCCTGAGTCTGATGACGGCTTAGCAAAGCCTGCTCCCAAGCGATGGAGAAGGCTGTTTGCAATTGGCGATCCTGGCTTAAATTCCAGTTTTGGCGCAGGGCCAGGCCAAGCGAAGCCTGTAAGGCATGTTGACGGCTGGAATCCAAACGCAGGC
Protein-coding sequences here:
- a CDS encoding DUF4880 domain-containing protein, encoding MTTYQGELLEHTQAHAQAAYWFTRLNSGEATAAELREFEDWRRDNPENERSYRYICYFCDASLDAPEHEIRRLLASSGEKAALLKPYHRGLLAGLFVLALALTVFFFWPERVLRQEHLISGAQTLEQRFVDGAVVQLGPDSALEIREYEDRLNLQLLRGQVTLLLADPTPKSVTVFSSFAQARSNKGQFSAFLNSDQMTFAVDTGSIEVSSGTWWRRQIRVLIPGQYLDVDRWSGMKRVQPAPVSPNEAD